In a genomic window of Pangasianodon hypophthalmus isolate fPanHyp1 chromosome 1, fPanHyp1.pri, whole genome shotgun sequence:
- the dcun1d3 gene encoding DCN1-like protein 3: protein MGQCVTKCKNPTSSLGSKSGEKDAGKSHGKKGSGGGGGGGPKEEAKFPADVNGTKSPEVTTDTSATTPLSDVRREETAPDGEGLSLARIEEMFMCYKDEHEDAILEEGMERFCNDLHVDPAEFKVLVLAWKFQAATMCKFTRHEFMEGCKAIHADSVQGISQRFSAMLDDCRSEENFKDLYRFTFQFGLDCGEGQRSLQRCIAIALWRLVFTLDTPPVLERWLHFLSENPCGVRGISRDTWNMFLNFTQSVGPDLSNYSEDEAWPSLFDSFVEWENDRRRREQEQRETGGGGGGGNTDFAAEPEPTA, encoded by the exons ATGGGCCAGTGTGTGACTAAATGTAAAAACCCCACATCCTCTCTGGGCAGCAAAAGTGGTGAAAAGGATGCTGGGAAGTCCCATGGCAAAAAaggaagtggaggaggaggaggaggtgggcCCAAAGAGGAGGCCAAGTTTCCTGCCGATGTCAACGGCACCAAGTCACCAGAGGTTACCACGGACACCTCTGCGACCACGCCCCTTTCTGATGTGAGGAGGGAGGAGACTGCGCCGGATGGGGAGGGGCTTTCTCTGGCTCGGAtagaggagatgtttatgtgtTATAAGGACGAGCATGAGGACGCCATCTTGGAAGAAGGGATGGAGCGTTTTTGTAACGACCTGCACGTGGACCCGGCCGAGTTCAAGGTGCTGGTGCTTGCCTGGAAGTTTCAGGCTGCGACCATGTGCAAGTTCACAAG aCACGAGTTCATGGAGGGCTGTAAGGCGATCCATGCCGACTCGGTGCAGGGGATCTCTCAGCGTTTCTCAGCCATGTTAGACGACTGTCGCTCTGAGGAGAATTTTAAGGACTTGTATCGCTTCACGTTCCAGTTCGGGCTGGACTGCGGCGAGGGCCAGCGCTCGCTACAGCGCTGCATTGCCATCGCCCTCTGGAGGCTGGTGTTCACTCTGGACACGCCGCCCGTGCTCGAGCGCTGGCTCCACTTCCTGTCAGAAAACCCATGCGGCGTGCGCGGCATCTCGCGCGACACGTGGAACATGTTCCTCAACTTCACGCAGAGCGTCGGGCCCGACCTGAGCAACTACAGCGAGGACGAGGCCTGGCCCAGCCTCTTCGACTCCTTCGTGGAGTGGGAGAACGACCGGCGCAGGAGGGAACAGGAGCAGCGAGAGacagggggagggggagggggcgGGAACACGGACTTCGCCGCTGAGCCCGAGCCCACGGCATGA